The following coding sequences lie in one Allochromatium vinosum DSM 180 genomic window:
- a CDS encoding S24 family peptidase, translating into MMTDSILEGTGCALHEPFALRVLGDEMDPEFPDGCIIIIEPNDRCPNPSYIFVEVEGVRWFRQYRRDADGRERLVALNPLYPEIDLTGLEWSVLGVIIQRNIRRQIKHYEYSSLAHPVV; encoded by the coding sequence ATGATGACGGATTCGATCCTGGAAGGCACGGGCTGCGCCCTGCACGAACCCTTTGCTCTGCGCGTGCTCGGCGACGAGATGGACCCGGAGTTCCCGGATGGCTGCATCATCATCATCGAGCCCAACGACCGCTGCCCGAATCCGAGCTACATCTTCGTCGAGGTCGAGGGCGTGCGCTGGTTCCGCCAGTACCGGCGCGACGCCGATGGACGCGAGCGACTGGTCGCCCTCAACCCGCTCTATCCCGAGATCGATCTCACCGGGCTGGAATGGTCGGTGCTCGGAGTCATCATCCAGCGCAATATCCGGCGCCAGATCAAGCACTACGAGTATTCATCGCTCGCGCATCCGGTGGTCTGA
- the rpoD gene encoding RNA polymerase sigma factor RpoD, whose amino-acid sequence MDQEQQQSQLKQLIAKGKEQGYLTYTEVNDHLPPGIVETDQIEDIVRMINDMGIMVQETAPDVVDHTLSDSAVSDDEAAEAAAAALASVDSEFGRTTDPVRMYMREMGTVELLTREGELQIAKRIEDGLNQVLNALSVYPRSIEKLIEIFDRVDREEARLTDVISGFNDEATETDETLATDVQAASETDADADKTDLDVEAADLDSDDDDDSATVEVDTGPDPEDAARRANLLRERYQTLKAALEEYGRDDERSREAMQAVSEVFLQFKLVSPVFQELAEILRATIERIRAQERAIMSLCVEQAGMGRKEFIETFPSNETNPEWLDGLIARGRPFSVRLQELAPDIQRAQRKLQDIERENILTIGEIKEVNRKMSIGEAKARRAKKEMVEANLRLVISIAKKYTNRGLQFLDLIQEGNIGLMKAVDKFEYRRGYKFSTYATWWIRQAITRSIADQARTIRIPVHMIETINKLNRISRQMIQEMGREATPEELAARMDMPEDKVRKVLKIAKEPISMETPIGDDEDSHLGDFIEDSGVISPLDSATAEGLREATQNMLASLTSREAKVLRMRFGIDMNTDHTLEEVGKQFDVTRERIRQIEAKALRKLRHPTRSDKLRSFLDNE is encoded by the coding sequence ATGGATCAAGAACAGCAGCAGTCTCAACTGAAGCAACTGATCGCCAAGGGCAAAGAACAAGGTTATCTGACCTACACCGAGGTCAACGACCATCTACCCCCCGGCATCGTCGAGACTGACCAAATCGAAGACATCGTCCGGATGATCAACGACATGGGCATCATGGTCCAGGAGACCGCCCCGGATGTCGTCGATCATACCCTGAGCGATAGCGCCGTCTCCGACGACGAGGCCGCCGAGGCCGCCGCCGCCGCGCTCGCCAGCGTCGACAGCGAGTTCGGACGCACCACCGACCCGGTGCGCATGTACATGCGCGAGATGGGCACGGTGGAACTGCTCACGCGCGAGGGCGAACTCCAGATCGCCAAGCGCATCGAGGATGGTCTCAATCAGGTGCTCAACGCCCTGTCGGTCTATCCGCGCTCGATCGAGAAGCTCATCGAGATCTTCGATCGTGTCGATCGCGAAGAAGCACGCCTGACCGACGTCATCTCCGGCTTCAACGACGAGGCTACCGAAACCGACGAGACCTTGGCGACGGACGTCCAGGCCGCGAGCGAGACTGATGCCGACGCCGACAAGACCGACCTGGACGTCGAGGCCGCCGACCTCGACAGCGACGATGACGACGACAGTGCCACCGTCGAGGTCGACACCGGCCCGGACCCCGAGGACGCTGCGCGCCGCGCCAACCTGCTGCGCGAACGCTATCAGACCCTGAAAGCCGCGCTCGAAGAGTACGGCCGCGACGACGAGCGTTCGCGTGAGGCGATGCAGGCCGTCTCCGAGGTCTTCCTCCAGTTCAAGCTGGTTTCGCCCGTGTTCCAGGAGCTGGCCGAGATCCTGCGCGCGACCATCGAGCGCATCCGCGCTCAGGAGCGCGCCATCATGAGCCTGTGCGTCGAACAAGCCGGCATGGGGCGCAAGGAGTTCATCGAGACCTTCCCCAGCAACGAGACCAACCCCGAGTGGCTCGATGGCCTGATCGCCCGCGGCCGGCCGTTCAGCGTGCGTCTCCAGGAACTGGCGCCCGACATCCAGCGCGCCCAGCGCAAGCTCCAGGACATCGAGCGCGAGAACATCCTCACCATCGGCGAGATCAAGGAAGTCAATCGCAAGATGTCGATCGGCGAGGCCAAGGCCCGGCGCGCCAAAAAGGAGATGGTCGAGGCCAACCTGCGTCTGGTGATCTCGATCGCCAAAAAATACACCAACCGCGGTCTGCAATTCCTGGATCTGATCCAGGAGGGCAACATCGGTCTGATGAAGGCCGTCGACAAGTTCGAATACCGGCGCGGCTACAAGTTCTCGACCTATGCGACCTGGTGGATCCGGCAGGCCATCACGCGCTCGATCGCCGATCAGGCGCGCACCATCCGTATCCCGGTGCACATGATCGAGACGATCAACAAGCTCAACCGCATCTCGCGCCAGATGATCCAGGAGATGGGCCGGGAGGCTACCCCGGAAGAGCTGGCCGCGCGCATGGACATGCCCGAGGACAAGGTGCGCAAGGTGCTGAAGATCGCCAAGGAGCCGATCTCGATGGAGACGCCGATCGGCGACGACGAAGACTCGCATCTGGGCGACTTCATCGAGGATTCGGGCGTGATCTCGCCGCTCGACTCGGCGACGGCCGAGGGGTTGCGCGAAGCGACGCAGAACATGCTGGCCAGTCTCACGTCGCGCGAGGCGAAGGTGCTGCGGATGCGTTTCGGCATCGACATGAACACCGACCACACGCTCGAAGAGGTCGGCAAGCAGTTCGACGTGACCCGCGAGCGTATCCGCCAGATCGAGGCCAAGGCGCTGCGCAAGCTGCGTCACCCGACGCGATCGGATAAACTACGCAGCTTCCTCGACAACGAATGA
- a CDS encoding PhoX family protein, with amino-acid sequence MKAPIKSAAAILALNACVPALAGTILFSEAPVPRTDAEKRAILTSPQAVVDGVSIDLGYHTILRSGQTGAQDADGYRFGQLHDIKGQPLLAEDGSPYISNDNDFSSLLHGADGKLYMVSHFESRPGAMYLTELAQDPNTGVLTAQRTRPLDFSPLRGGWVHCAGSVTPWGTHLGSEEYEPDARQWRDGTITEYNAAMATYFGAMPAEAGSVMNPYDYGYPVEIEVDGFDSARVEKHYAMGRLALELGYVMPDRRTVYMSDDGTNVGLYRFVADQPGDLSAGALWVARWNQKDAHGAGRATLDWVYLGQADDAQVRDWIGRYRFADLFDEAAPKAPAEGEKPTCPEGFTSINAGHEDGDHQCLRLRDVNQDGAVNWMDENIASRLETRRWAAMQGGTTEFRKMEGITYDPDRHQLYVAMSEVDRGMLDYSRAGRAQGSYDTYDVGGPNHMKLAQANVCGAVYALHLDGNYTAVDMFPLVAGTPLTMDYGADAESPEYDGVNKCDVNGLANPDNVTYMPRYDTLIIGEDTGSGHQNDMIWSYDLTSGRLTRIQTTPYGSETTSPYFYPDINGFAYLMSVVQHPYGESDADKLEEPGQLSAYTGYFVFPAMNQ; translated from the coding sequence ATGAAGGCTCCAATCAAATCAGCGGCGGCGATTCTTGCACTCAACGCCTGCGTGCCGGCCCTGGCCGGCACCATCCTATTCAGCGAAGCGCCCGTTCCGCGCACCGATGCCGAAAAACGCGCGATCCTGACCTCGCCCCAGGCCGTCGTCGATGGCGTCAGCATCGATCTCGGCTATCACACCATCCTGCGCTCAGGGCAAACCGGCGCCCAGGATGCGGACGGCTACCGTTTCGGGCAACTCCATGACATCAAGGGGCAGCCGCTGCTCGCCGAGGATGGATCGCCCTATATCTCTAACGACAACGACTTTTCGTCGCTGCTGCACGGTGCCGACGGCAAGCTCTACATGGTTTCGCACTTCGAGTCGCGTCCGGGTGCCATGTATCTGACCGAACTCGCCCAGGATCCGAACACGGGCGTCCTGACCGCCCAGCGCACCCGTCCGCTCGATTTCTCGCCGCTTCGGGGTGGCTGGGTGCACTGCGCCGGCAGCGTCACGCCCTGGGGTACGCATCTGGGGTCGGAGGAGTACGAGCCGGACGCCCGGCAATGGCGTGATGGCACCATCACCGAGTACAACGCGGCCATGGCGACCTATTTCGGTGCTATGCCCGCCGAGGCCGGTTCGGTCATGAATCCCTATGACTATGGCTATCCGGTCGAGATCGAGGTCGACGGCTTCGACTCGGCCCGGGTCGAGAAGCACTATGCCATGGGCCGCCTCGCGCTCGAACTCGGCTATGTGATGCCCGATCGCCGGACGGTCTACATGTCCGACGACGGCACCAATGTCGGTCTGTACCGCTTCGTCGCCGATCAGCCGGGCGATCTGAGTGCGGGCGCGCTCTGGGTCGCGCGCTGGAACCAGAAGGACGCGCACGGCGCGGGGCGGGCAACGCTCGACTGGGTCTATCTCGGTCAGGCCGATGACGCCCAGGTGCGTGACTGGATCGGGCGCTATCGCTTCGCCGACCTCTTCGACGAGGCCGCGCCCAAAGCGCCGGCCGAAGGCGAAAAACCGACTTGTCCCGAGGGCTTCACCTCGATCAATGCCGGACACGAGGACGGCGATCATCAGTGCCTCAGACTGCGCGACGTCAATCAGGATGGCGCCGTCAACTGGATGGACGAGAACATCGCCTCGCGTCTGGAGACCCGGCGCTGGGCGGCGATGCAGGGCGGAACCACGGAGTTTCGCAAGATGGAGGGCATCACCTACGACCCCGACCGTCATCAGCTCTATGTCGCCATGTCCGAGGTCGATCGCGGCATGCTCGATTACAGTCGCGCCGGCCGCGCCCAGGGTAGCTATGACACATACGACGTCGGCGGTCCGAATCACATGAAACTGGCTCAGGCCAATGTCTGCGGCGCCGTCTATGCGCTGCATCTGGACGGCAACTACACGGCCGTCGACATGTTCCCGCTCGTCGCTGGCACGCCGCTGACCATGGACTATGGTGCCGATGCCGAATCGCCCGAGTATGACGGAGTCAACAAGTGTGATGTCAACGGCCTCGCCAACCCGGACAATGTCACCTATATGCCACGCTATGACACACTCATCATCGGCGAGGACACCGGGTCGGGCCATCAGAACGACATGATCTGGTCCTACGACCTGACCTCGGGCCGGCTCACCCGCATCCAGACCACGCCCTACGGCTCCGAGACCACCTCACCGTATTTCTATCCCGACATCAACGGTTTTGCCTATCTGATGTCGGTCGTCCAGCACCCCTATGGCGAGTCGGATGCCGACAAGCTCGAAGAACCCGGTCAGCTCTCGGCTTATACCGGCTACTTCGTCTTTCCGGCCATGAACCAGTGA
- a CDS encoding ABCB family ABC transporter ATP-binding protein/permease, with protein MNRIFATERPHDDRRDWRNLRGMLPYLWEFRGRAALAIGCLVLAKVANVGVPLILKDIVDAFQEPSAQMLILPVSLLLAYGALKLSASLFNELRDVVFARVRYRAMRRLSTRVLEHLHRLSLRYHLERQSGAVSRDLERGTRSVSTIFNYLVFSVLPVAVEFGLVAAIMIGRYDPSFVLVTFGTVVVYFAFTFAITEWRMDYRHRMNHLDSQANTQAFDSLINYETVKYFGNEQLELKRYDDTLAEWEEMAVASQTSMSVLNFGQGAIIAIGVTLIMTLAAQGVVDGSLSVGDLVLVNALMLQLFIPLGFLGIVYRQIKYALADMDLVFKLLERRPEIQDRTEAKPLVLSEGAIRFEQVDFHYQPERPILHGIDFAIEPGQKLAVVGHSGAGKSTLSRLLFRFYEVTGGRILIDGQDIRDVTQESLRAAIGIVPQDTVLFNESIYYNLAYGRPDAGRAEIERAAEMAHIRTFIESLPDGWNTVVGERGLKLSGGEKQRVAIARAILKRPRILIFDEATSSLDSHTEQAIQQTLAEVAENHTTLVIAHRLSTVVDADRILVLEQGRIREQGRHRELLEAGGHYAAMWELQLREGQMPVGSTDRQNSADIGP; from the coding sequence ATGAATCGTATCTTCGCCACCGAGCGTCCGCACGACGACCGACGCGATTGGCGCAACCTGCGCGGCATGTTGCCCTATCTGTGGGAGTTTCGGGGGCGGGCGGCGCTGGCGATCGGTTGTCTGGTGCTGGCCAAGGTCGCCAATGTCGGCGTGCCGCTCATTCTGAAGGACATCGTCGATGCCTTCCAGGAGCCGTCGGCACAGATGCTGATCCTGCCGGTCAGTCTGCTGCTGGCCTATGGCGCACTCAAGCTCAGCGCTTCGCTGTTCAACGAGCTACGCGACGTGGTGTTCGCGCGGGTGCGCTATCGCGCCATGCGCCGGCTCTCGACGCGGGTGCTGGAACATCTGCACCGGCTCTCACTGCGCTATCACCTGGAGCGCCAGAGCGGGGCAGTCAGTCGCGATCTGGAACGCGGCACGCGCTCGGTCTCGACCATCTTCAATTATCTGGTGTTCAGCGTGCTGCCGGTGGCGGTCGAGTTCGGTCTGGTGGCGGCGATCATGATCGGGCGCTACGACCCGTCGTTCGTGCTCGTGACCTTCGGCACGGTCGTGGTCTATTTCGCCTTCACCTTCGCCATCACCGAGTGGCGGATGGACTACCGGCACCGGATGAATCATCTGGACTCGCAGGCCAACACCCAGGCCTTCGACAGCCTCATCAACTACGAGACGGTCAAGTATTTCGGCAACGAGCAGCTCGAGCTCAAGCGCTATGACGACACCCTGGCCGAGTGGGAGGAGATGGCGGTCGCCAGCCAGACCTCGATGTCGGTGCTCAACTTCGGGCAGGGCGCGATCATCGCCATCGGGGTCACGCTGATCATGACACTCGCCGCTCAGGGCGTGGTCGACGGGAGCCTGAGCGTCGGCGATCTGGTACTGGTCAATGCGCTCATGCTCCAGCTCTTCATTCCGCTCGGCTTTCTGGGGATCGTCTACCGCCAGATCAAGTACGCACTGGCCGATATGGATCTGGTGTTCAAGCTGCTGGAGCGCCGGCCAGAGATCCAGGATCGGACCGAGGCCAAGCCGCTGGTGCTGAGCGAGGGCGCGATTCGGTTCGAGCAGGTCGACTTCCACTATCAGCCCGAGCGTCCGATCCTGCATGGCATCGACTTCGCCATCGAGCCGGGTCAAAAGCTCGCCGTGGTCGGACACAGCGGGGCCGGCAAGTCGACCCTGTCGCGGCTACTGTTTCGCTTCTACGAGGTGACGGGCGGGCGCATCCTGATCGACGGTCAGGACATCCGTGATGTGACGCAGGAGAGTCTGCGCGCGGCCATCGGCATCGTGCCGCAGGATACGGTGCTGTTCAACGAAAGCATCTATTACAACCTGGCCTATGGGCGTCCCGATGCCGGCCGCGCCGAGATCGAGCGCGCCGCTGAAATGGCCCATATCCGCACCTTCATCGAGAGTCTGCCGGATGGTTGGAACACCGTGGTCGGCGAGCGGGGTCTGAAGCTCTCGGGCGGCGAGAAGCAGCGCGTGGCCATCGCGCGCGCCATCCTCAAGCGGCCGCGCATCCTCATCTTCGACGAGGCGACCTCATCACTGGACAGTCACACCGAGCAGGCGATCCAGCAGACCCTGGCCGAGGTGGCCGAGAACCATACCACGCTGGTCATCGCCCACCGGCTCTCGACCGTAGTCGACGCCGATCGGATTCTGGTGCTCGAACAGGGGCGCATCCGCGAACAGGGGCGGCATCGCGAATTGCTGGAGGCCGGCGGACACTATGCCGCGATGTGGGAATTGCAGTTGCGCGAAGGGCAGATGCCGGTTGGGTCAACAGATCGGCAAAATTCGGCCGATATCGGACCTTGA
- the rpsU gene encoding 30S ribosomal protein S21 yields the protein MPSVRVKENEPFEVAMRRFKRSCEKAGVLAEVRRREFYEKPTSERKRKKAAAVKRHQKKLQREARRWERPY from the coding sequence ATGCCCAGCGTTCGCGTCAAAGAAAACGAGCCATTCGAAGTCGCCATGCGGCGTTTCAAGCGTTCCTGCGAGAAAGCGGGAGTGCTCGCCGAGGTCCGCCGTCGTGAGTTCTACGAGAAGCCGACCTCCGAGCGCAAGCGCAAGAAGGCGGCCGCCGTCAAGCGTCATCAGAAGAAGCTCCAGCGCGAAGCCCGTCGCTGGGAACGCCCGTACTGA
- the tsaD gene encoding tRNA (adenosine(37)-N6)-threonylcarbamoyltransferase complex transferase subunit TsaD: protein MRVLGIETSCDETGIAVYEDGRGLLAQAVYSQVEIHAEYGGVVPELASRDHIRKTLPLIHQVLDESGLNRAHIDGVAYTAGPGLIGALLVGSALGRALAWAWKVPAIGVHHMEGHLLAPLLEEPAPEFPFVALLVSGGHTQLVDVLGIGRYRILGESLDDAAGEAFDKTAKILGLPYPGGPELARLAEHGDPERFRFPRPMTDRPGLEFSFSGLKTFTLNTLHRELPQAADPEQTRADIARAFEEAVVDTLVIKCRRALRETGRKRLILAGGVSANRRLRERMNQAIAAEGGQSYYPRPALCTDNGAMIAFAGCQRLLAGQTEPLAFKPRARWPMEELAPI, encoded by the coding sequence ATGCGAGTACTGGGAATCGAAACCTCGTGCGACGAGACGGGGATCGCGGTGTACGAAGACGGGCGCGGGCTGCTGGCGCAGGCCGTCTACAGTCAGGTCGAGATCCATGCCGAATACGGCGGCGTGGTGCCCGAGCTGGCCTCGCGCGATCATATCCGCAAGACCCTGCCGCTGATCCATCAGGTGCTCGACGAGTCCGGGCTGAATCGCGCGCACATCGACGGCGTGGCCTATACCGCCGGGCCGGGGTTGATCGGGGCACTGCTGGTCGGCTCGGCGCTCGGGCGTGCCCTGGCCTGGGCCTGGAAGGTGCCGGCGATCGGGGTGCATCACATGGAAGGGCATCTGCTGGCGCCGCTCCTGGAAGAACCGGCGCCCGAGTTCCCCTTCGTGGCGCTGCTGGTCTCGGGCGGACACACCCAGCTGGTCGACGTACTCGGCATCGGGCGCTATCGCATCCTGGGCGAGTCGCTCGACGACGCGGCGGGCGAGGCGTTCGACAAGACGGCCAAGATCCTGGGGCTACCCTATCCGGGCGGTCCCGAGCTGGCACGGCTGGCCGAGCACGGCGACCCGGAACGCTTCCGCTTCCCCCGGCCTATGACCGACCGTCCGGGGCTGGAATTCAGCTTCAGCGGACTCAAGACCTTCACCCTCAACACCTTGCACCGTGAACTGCCCCAGGCCGCCGACCCTGAGCAGACCCGCGCTGATATCGCGCGCGCCTTCGAGGAGGCGGTAGTCGATACGCTCGTCATCAAGTGCCGGCGCGCTCTGCGCGAGACCGGACGCAAACGGCTCATCCTCGCCGGCGGGGTGAGTGCCAACCGCCGTCTGCGCGAACGGATGAATCAGGCGATCGCCGCCGAGGGCGGTCAGAGCTATTACCCGCGTCCGGCACTCTGTACCGACAACGGCGCCATGATCGCCTTCGCCGGCTGTCAGCGGCTACTGGCCGGTCAAACCGAACCGCTCGCCTTCAAACCGCGCGCGCGCTGGCCGATGGAGGAATTGGCTCCGATCTGA
- a CDS encoding sensor histidine kinase has translation MNTSDTKSAPHAIDQTDGFDRLVVSSHLHRSVLDALPAQIAVLDQEARIIAVNRAWRAFSAEQHCGEHDRKDLVPRTLAACRWSGEHPDATALSTARGIEDVIQRRRLCFSVEHPCHTAQRQCWLLMRAFPLQGEQEGAVVTYLDITERHQAEEEARRARDALAQVARLNAVGVLASSLIHELLQPLSSASFYCSAAGQLAEGPAANPERLVEVIRRIDDQVHRAGDIMERLRAFLRGRKMHRVRVPVGQILKRALDLVRWFATDRQVKLDLFAPDRLPEIESDPVQIEQVLVNLICNAVQAIDTAGCARREVHIEVVACQGEIEFVVRDTGPGLPPGRHAAIFDIFESSNDSGLGLGLAISRAIAEDHGGRLWAESEPSEGAVFHLTLPTAWDDESGDPTPPA, from the coding sequence CGATGGATTCGACCGGCTGGTGGTCAGCAGTCATCTCCATCGCTCGGTGCTCGACGCCCTGCCCGCACAGATCGCCGTACTCGACCAGGAGGCTCGAATCATCGCGGTCAACCGGGCCTGGCGCGCCTTCTCGGCGGAACAACATTGCGGCGAGCACGACCGCAAAGACCTGGTTCCCCGGACGCTCGCCGCCTGTCGCTGGTCGGGCGAGCACCCGGACGCGACCGCACTCTCGACGGCTCGCGGCATCGAGGATGTCATCCAGCGCCGCCGACTGTGCTTCAGCGTCGAGCATCCCTGTCACACGGCACAGCGCCAGTGCTGGCTGCTGATGCGCGCCTTTCCCCTACAGGGCGAACAGGAGGGCGCCGTCGTCACCTATCTGGACATCACCGAGCGCCATCAGGCCGAGGAGGAAGCGCGCCGCGCCCGCGATGCCCTGGCTCAGGTGGCACGGCTCAATGCCGTCGGCGTGCTGGCGTCCTCGCTCATCCACGAGCTGCTCCAGCCGCTGAGCTCGGCCAGCTTCTACTGTAGCGCCGCCGGTCAGCTCGCCGAGGGACCGGCCGCCAACCCCGAACGTCTGGTCGAGGTCATCCGGCGCATCGATGATCAGGTCCATCGCGCGGGCGACATCATGGAACGTCTGCGGGCCTTTCTGCGCGGGCGCAAGATGCATCGGGTGCGGGTGCCGGTCGGTCAGATACTCAAGCGCGCCCTGGATCTGGTGCGCTGGTTCGCCACCGATCGGCAGGTGAAGCTGGATTTGTTCGCCCCTGATCGGCTCCCCGAGATCGAGAGCGATCCGGTGCAGATCGAGCAGGTGCTGGTCAATCTGATCTGTAACGCGGTGCAGGCGATCGACACGGCCGGATGCGCCCGGCGCGAGGTACACATCGAGGTCGTGGCCTGTCAGGGTGAGATCGAATTCGTCGTGCGCGACACCGGGCCGGGCCTGCCGCCCGGACGTCATGCCGCCATCTTCGACATCTTCGAATCGAGCAATGATTCAGGGCTGGGGTTGGGATTGGCCATCAGCCGCGCAATCGCCGAGGATCACGGCGGGCGGCTCTGGGCCGAGTCGGAACCGAGCGAGGGCGCGGTCTTCCATCTCACCCTGCCCACCGCCTGGGACGATGAGTCCGGCGACCCCACCCCGCCGGCCTAG
- a CDS encoding GatB/YqeY domain-containing protein, translated as MLKSRLQDDMKTAMKAGDKPRLGVIRLMLAAIKQREVDERIELDDAQTLAVLDKMVKQRRDSISQYESAGREDLAEVERFEVGIIQDYLPAALSETEIAALVEEAVAASGAAAMSDMGKVMNVLRPHIQGRADMGAVSALVKQRLGG; from the coding sequence ATGCTCAAGTCGCGCCTCCAGGATGACATGAAGACCGCCATGAAGGCGGGAGACAAGCCCAGACTCGGCGTGATCCGGCTGATGCTGGCCGCCATCAAGCAGCGCGAGGTCGACGAGCGCATCGAACTCGACGACGCCCAGACGCTGGCCGTGCTCGACAAGATGGTCAAGCAGCGGCGTGACTCGATCAGCCAGTACGAGAGCGCCGGGCGCGAGGATCTGGCCGAGGTCGAGCGCTTCGAGGTCGGCATCATCCAGGACTACCTGCCCGCCGCATTGAGCGAGACCGAGATCGCCGCCCTGGTCGAAGAGGCTGTCGCGGCGTCCGGTGCCGCCGCCATGAGCGACATGGGGAAGGTGATGAACGTGCTGCGCCCCCATATCCAGGGCCGCGCCGACATGGGTGCCGTCAGCGCCCTGGTCAAACAGCGCCTCGGAGGCTAG
- the dnaG gene encoding DNA primase, producing MAGRLPPEFIDQLLARTDIVELIGSRLQLRKAGREFQARCPFHDEKTPSFSVSPDKQFYHCFGCGAHGNAIGFLMEYDHLPFREAVEELAERAGLEIPNDGTPMQAAPDHGPLYRLMEDAALYYRRQLREHPEAQRAVAYLKERGLTGEIAAHFGLGYAPARGNPVLAQFGRDTATRTRLQTVGLVSEQDGWPYDKFRDRVLFPIRDRRGRVIGFGGRVLGDGKPKYLNSPETPIFHKGRELYGLHEAQQANRTFDALIVVEGYLDVIALAQSGITNAVATLGTATTPEHLNQLLKLAPDIVFCFDGDRAGRAAAWKALETALPLATGHQAIRFLFLSEGDDPDTLVRREGAEGFRSGLKQAQPLSDFLFEHLSASMDTTTMDGRARFASQLQPYIDRLPAGFYRDLLIRRLADFTGAPAQALRPAVARRRQPAARLAQPTRPSLVAQVIALLLDRPDLAPQALALNDDWRRSTQRGIDVLIQLLDILRQSPDLSKARLLERWREHPHFGYLQRLSVDPFLRDMTPEGAGAELTGAIRRLSDEVREHEWRQLLNKRSPSEWTPEERARLARPDWDVREPEQD from the coding sequence ATGGCCGGACGCCTCCCGCCCGAATTCATCGATCAACTGCTTGCGCGAACCGATATCGTCGAACTCATCGGTTCGCGCCTTCAGTTGCGCAAGGCCGGCCGCGAATTCCAGGCCCGCTGCCCTTTCCACGACGAAAAGACCCCCTCCTTCAGCGTCAGTCCCGACAAGCAGTTCTATCACTGCTTCGGTTGCGGCGCGCATGGTAATGCCATCGGTTTTCTGATGGAGTACGACCATCTCCCCTTCCGCGAAGCGGTGGAGGAGCTGGCCGAACGCGCCGGACTGGAGATTCCGAACGACGGCACGCCGATGCAGGCGGCGCCGGATCATGGGCCGCTCTATCGGCTGATGGAGGACGCCGCTCTCTACTATCGTCGCCAACTGCGCGAACATCCCGAAGCTCAGCGCGCCGTCGCGTATCTGAAGGAACGCGGACTGACCGGCGAGATCGCCGCGCACTTCGGTCTCGGCTATGCACCGGCGCGCGGCAATCCCGTGCTCGCCCAGTTCGGTCGCGACACTGCCACACGCACCCGACTCCAGACGGTCGGCCTGGTCTCCGAGCAGGACGGTTGGCCGTATGACAAGTTTCGCGATCGCGTGCTGTTTCCGATCCGCGACCGGCGCGGGCGCGTCATCGGCTTTGGCGGGCGGGTGCTCGGCGACGGCAAACCCAAGTATCTCAACTCGCCCGAGACGCCGATCTTTCACAAGGGCCGCGAACTCTATGGACTCCACGAGGCGCAGCAGGCCAATCGCACGTTCGACGCCCTGATCGTGGTCGAGGGCTATCTGGATGTCATCGCCCTGGCCCAGTCCGGGATCACCAATGCCGTGGCCACGCTCGGCACAGCGACCACGCCCGAACATCTCAATCAGTTGCTCAAGCTCGCGCCGGACATCGTCTTCTGCTTCGACGGCGACCGGGCCGGACGCGCGGCGGCCTGGAAGGCACTGGAGACCGCCCTGCCCCTGGCGACCGGGCATCAGGCGATCCGCTTCCTGTTCCTGTCCGAGGGCGATGATCCGGACACCCTGGTGCGCCGCGAGGGGGCTGAGGGCTTTCGATCGGGCCTGAAGCAGGCCCAGCCGTTGTCGGATTTTCTCTTCGAGCACCTGAGCGCATCCATGGACACCACCACCATGGATGGACGCGCACGCTTCGCCAGCCAGCTCCAACCCTACATCGACCGCCTGCCTGCGGGATTCTATCGCGACCTGTTGATCAGGCGACTCGCCGATTTCACGGGCGCGCCGGCCCAGGCGCTGCGGCCGGCGGTCGCACGGCGACGTCAGCCTGCTGCACGCCTCGCTCAACCAACGCGCCCGAGTCTTGTCGCTCAGGTCATTGCACTCCTGCTCGATCGCCCCGATCTGGCGCCCCAAGCCCTGGCTCTAAACGACGATTGGCGCCGCTCCACCCAGCGCGGCATCGACGTACTGATCCAGTTGCTCGACATACTGCGTCAGTCGCCCGACCTGTCCAAAGCGCGACTATTGGAACGCTGGCGCGAGCATCCCCACTTCGGCTATCTGCAACGCCTGAGCGTCGACCCCTTTCTGCGCGACATGACCCCGGAGGGCGCTGGAGCAGAACTGACGGGCGCCATCAGGCGCCTGAGCGACGAGGTCCGCGAACACGAGTGGCGCCAGCTGCTCAACAAGCGCAGCCCAAGCGAATGGACCCCGGAGGAACGCGCCCGGCTCGCCCGTCCGGACTGGGACGTACGAGAACCGGAACAGGACTAG